The following proteins are encoded in a genomic region of Dasypus novemcinctus isolate mDasNov1 chromosome 3, mDasNov1.1.hap2, whole genome shotgun sequence:
- the LOC101431559 gene encoding dehydrogenase/reductase SDR family member 4 isoform X1, with protein sequence MLRSLTWAWKGLLPPVAPLSMRSTSSEANRRGKLDNKVAVITGSTKGIGFAIARRLAQDGAHVVVSSRKQQNVDQAVAALQGEGLSVTGTVCHVGKPEDRERLVATTLESYGGVDFLVCVPAINPIVGSTTDCSEQIWDKILNVNVKAPGLLLSQLLPHMEKRGQSSVVLVSSVAAYTPVAKLGVYNVSKTALLGLTKTLAVELAPKNIRVNCLVPGLIKTDFSKVLTEDPVISETSLEFFGVQRLGEPEDCAGIVSFLCSPDASYITGECIVVAGHSPHL encoded by the exons ATGCTTAGGTCCCTGACCTGGGCTTGGAAGGGTCTCCTGCCTCCTGTGGCCCCACTCTCCATGAGGAGCACTAGCAGTGAAGCCAATAGAAGGGGCAAACTGGACAACAAAGTAGCTGTGATCACAGGATCCACAAAAGG CATCGGCTTCGCCATTGCCAGGCGTTTGGCCCAGGACGGGGCCCACGTGGTTGTCAGCAGCCGGAAGCAGCAGAACGTGGACCAGGCAGTGGCAGCACTGCAGGGGGAGGGGCTGAGTGTGACAGGCACCGTGTGCCATGTGGGGAAGCCCGAGGACCGGGAGCGGCTGGTGGCCACG ACCCTGGAAAGCTATGGGGGTGTTGACTTCCTGGTGTGTGTGCCAGCAATCAATCCCATAGTGGGAAGTACCACTGACTGCAGTGAGCAGATCTGGGACAAG ATCTTAAATGTCAATGTGAAGGCCCCAGGCCTGCTGCTGAGCCagctgctgccccacatggagaaGAGGGG GCAAAGTTCAGTGGTCCTGGTCTCCTCCGTTGCAGCCTATACTCCAGTTGCT AAGCTGGGGGTCTACAATGTCAGTAAAACTGCCTTGCTGGGCCTCACAAAGACATTGGCAGTAGAGCTGGCACCAAAGAACATCCGGGTGAACTGCCTGGTGCCAGGACTCATTAAAAcggatttcagcaaagtg CTCACAGAGGACCCGGTGATATCAGAAACTTCACTGGAATTCTTTGGAGTACAGCG ACTGGGGGAGCCTGAGGACTGTGCAGGGATTGTGTCCTTCCTATGTTCTCCAGATGCCAGCTACATCACTGGGGAGTGCATCGTGGTGGCTGGCCATTCCCCGCATCTCTGA
- the LOC101431559 gene encoding dehydrogenase/reductase SDR family member 2, mitochondrial isoform X2, translated as MLRSLTWAWKGLLPPVAPLSMRSTSSEANRRGKLDNKVAVITGSTKGIGFAIARRLAQDGAHVVVSSRKQQNVDQAVAALQGEGLSVTGTVCHVGKPEDRERLVATTLESYGGVDFLVCVPAINPIVGSTTDCSEQIWDKILNVNVKAPGLLLSQLLPHMEKRGQSSVVLVSSVAAYTPVALTEDPVISETSLEFFGVQRLGEPEDCAGIVSFLCSPDASYITGECIVVAGHSPHL; from the exons ATGCTTAGGTCCCTGACCTGGGCTTGGAAGGGTCTCCTGCCTCCTGTGGCCCCACTCTCCATGAGGAGCACTAGCAGTGAAGCCAATAGAAGGGGCAAACTGGACAACAAAGTAGCTGTGATCACAGGATCCACAAAAGG CATCGGCTTCGCCATTGCCAGGCGTTTGGCCCAGGACGGGGCCCACGTGGTTGTCAGCAGCCGGAAGCAGCAGAACGTGGACCAGGCAGTGGCAGCACTGCAGGGGGAGGGGCTGAGTGTGACAGGCACCGTGTGCCATGTGGGGAAGCCCGAGGACCGGGAGCGGCTGGTGGCCACG ACCCTGGAAAGCTATGGGGGTGTTGACTTCCTGGTGTGTGTGCCAGCAATCAATCCCATAGTGGGAAGTACCACTGACTGCAGTGAGCAGATCTGGGACAAG ATCTTAAATGTCAATGTGAAGGCCCCAGGCCTGCTGCTGAGCCagctgctgccccacatggagaaGAGGGG GCAAAGTTCAGTGGTCCTGGTCTCCTCCGTTGCAGCCTATACTCCAGTTGCT CTCACAGAGGACCCGGTGATATCAGAAACTTCACTGGAATTCTTTGGAGTACAGCG ACTGGGGGAGCCTGAGGACTGTGCAGGGATTGTGTCCTTCCTATGTTCTCCAGATGCCAGCTACATCACTGGGGAGTGCATCGTGGTGGCTGGCCATTCCCCGCATCTCTGA